A single Malaclemys terrapin pileata isolate rMalTer1 chromosome 3, rMalTer1.hap1, whole genome shotgun sequence DNA region contains:
- the UTP25 gene encoding U3 small nucleolar RNA-associated protein 25 homolog, whose translation MGKRKPPRHPLVGSLSKKQKKHLKEFGEEHPFYDKVSGREETTEICELSENSEHSSAESDGESEPEQVSVYHKLLATFKTIPDANNEEDDENESEEGDESDEDETGSEESQEGEDGDHTAGEEDENDVQDQEEAKDTGKQMLGQEQADGADTSSDPKHGASEEFTDVKHESEFSLETNFMDEESGDYNADERESSSSVMVSEDPFKQHMNKELEEKEIGNISASSKNTIQLKWPTLGQLVFSSSLQQPRTFKPDKEADLKRLHLHKTLESTWPKVNSQFLSTLTKQNKHPFTLLQKELFCIMNRYKDLFYPERTALGNGEEVRHAYCLHAVNHVLKANAQVLSNNAKRRDQKPAVDNDDFRDQGLTRPKVLIVVPFRESALRVVQIFISLLESGSKKQIDVSNKRRFKGEFGSDPDEKPPNLKRPEDYEAVFAGNIDDHFRIGVAILQKSMRLYAPFYSSDIIIASPLGLRTIIGAEGEKKRDFDFLSSIEILIIDQADVYLMQNWEHILHLMNHLNLLPLESHGVDFSRVRMLNLNNWSKYYRQTLLFSALQDPQINSIFNKNCFNYRGQVAVRNVPSIGSISRVVVQLPHVFRRLEAESSISVMDARFQFFIDKVLPEYRDAIMSHTLVYIPSYFDYVRLRNYFKKEELNFTHICEYTKKSGISRARQFFLKGEKQFLIFTERFHFYKRYLIRGIRNLIFYELPTYPHFYSEVCNMLTATASGEEATWTCTVLYSKYDAQKLAAVVGVDRAAQMLQSKKNVHLFVTGENE comes from the exons ATGGGGAAAAGGAAACCCCCCAGGCACCCGCTGGTCGGCAGCTTGAGCAAGAAGCAGAAAAAGCATCTGAAGGAGTTTGGGGAGGAGCACCCGTTCTACGACAA GGTTTCTGGAAGAGAAGAAACAACTGAAATTTGTGAGCTG TCTGAGAATTCCGAGCACTCAAGTGCAGAAAGTGATGGAGAGAGTGAACCAGAGCAGGTCTCCGTGTATCACAAGCTACTGGCCACATTCAAGACTATTCCAGATGCCAACAATGAAGAAGATGACGAAAATGAGTCTGAAGAAGGTGATGAAAGTGATGAGGACGAAACAGGCAGTGAAGAGTCTCAGGAGGGTGAAGATGGAGATCATACAGCTGGTGAAGAAGATGAGAATGATGTGCAGGACCAGGAAGAAG CTAAAGACACAGGAAAGCAGATGCTTGGCCAGGAGCAAGCCGATGGAGCAGATACCTCTAGTGACCCAAAACATGGAGCAAGTGAAGAGTTCACCGATGTGAAACATGAATCTGAATTTAGCCTGGAAACCAATTTCATGGACGAGGAGAGTGGTGATTACAATGCAGATGAGAGGGAGAGTAGCTCTTCTGTCATGGTTTCAGAAG atccATTTAAGCAACATATGAACAAAGAactggaagaaaaagaaataggaaACATTTCAGCAAGTTCTAAAAATACAATTCAGCTGAAG tgGCCAACGTTGGGCCAGTTAGTTTTTTCTTCTTCGTTACAGCAGCCGAGAACTTTTAAGCCAGATAAAGAAGCTGATTTGAAACGGCTTCATCTTCACAAGACTTTAGAATCCACCTGGCCAAAAGTGAACAGCCAGTTCTTATCCACGCTGACTAAACAGAACAAACACCCGTTTACCCTGTTACAAAAGGAACTCTTTTGTATTATGAATCGGTACAAGGACTTGTTCTACCCAGAAAGAACTGCTTTAGGGAATGGGGAAGAAGTGCGTCATGCTTACTGTCTGCATGCAGTGAATCACGTCCTGAAGGCAAATGCCCAGGTTCTCAGCAATAATGCCAAACGAAGAGATCAGAAGCCAGCAGTTGATAATGATGATTTCAGGGACCAAGGACTCACTAGACCTAAG GTGCTGATAGTAGTGCCCTTCCGTGAATCTGCCTTACGGGTGGTGCAGATTTTCATCAGCCTCCTTGAGTCAGGAAGTAAAAAACAAATAGATGTAAGTAACAAAAGGCGCTTCAAAGGGGAGTTTGGTTCTGATCCAGATGAGAAACCTCCCAACCTGAAAAGACCTGAAGATTATGAAGCTGTGTTTGCAGGCAACATTGATGACCATTTCAGGATAG GGGTTGCTATTCTTCAAAAGAGTATGCGATTATATGCACCATTTTACTCTTCTGATATCAtcattgcctctccccttggctTGAGGACCATAattggggcagagggggagaagaagagagatTTTGATTTCCTCTCATCGATAGAAATTCTTATAATTGATCAAGCAGATGTTTACCTAATGCAGAATTGGGAGCATATTCTG CACCTGATGAACCACCTCAACCTCCTTCCTTTGGAGTCCCATGGTGTAGATTTTTCACGAGTGCGCATGCTGAATCTGAATAACTGGTCAAAGTATTATCGTCAAACGCTACTGTTTAGTGCTCTTCAAGATCCCCAGATTAACTCTATCTTCAATAAGAACTGCTTCAATTACAGAGGCCAG GTAGCTGTAAGGAACGTACCCTCGATTGGCTCCATTAGCCGTGTTGTGGTACAGCTTCCTCATGTCTTCCgaaggctggaagctgaaagtTCTATTTCTGTAATGGATGCAAG GTTTCAGTTCTTCATTGacaaagttttgcctgagtatcGTGATGCAATCATGTCACATACACTTGTTTACATTCCTTCGTATTTCGACTATGTGCGTCTTCGAAATTACTTCAAGAAGGAAGAGCTGAATTTTACACACATCTGTGAATACACCAAAAAATCCGGTATCTCCAGAGCAAGACAATTCTTCCTCAAAGGAGAGAAGCAGTTCTTAATTTTCACTGAACGCTTCCACTTTTACAAAAG ATACCTAATAAGGGGCATCAGAAACCTCATTTTCTATGAGTTACCGACCTATCCCCATTTCTACAGCGAGGTTTGTAATATGCTGACGGCCACAGCCAGTGGAGAGGAAGCTACTTGGACTTGTACTGTTCTCTATTCAAAGTATGATGCTCAGAAGTTGGCTGCTGTGGTCGGTGTAGATCGTGCTGCTCAAATGCTGCAGTCTAAGAAAAACGTGCACCTTTTTGTTACTGGAGAAAATGAATGA